Proteins co-encoded in one Conger conger chromosome 4, fConCon1.1, whole genome shotgun sequence genomic window:
- the LOC133127719 gene encoding tetraspanin-1 isoform X1, producing the protein MSCFTFLKVMMILFNFIIFLAGGTLLAVGIWVTVDGSSFLKLLGPFRVEALLFVNVGYFCIAMGALLVLLSVLGCCGAHKESKCLLITFFSILMLIFIAEVAAAVVALVYSSVAEDVLISKVKPTLLDHYGKDPKVTKVWDAMMSQSKCCGFSNYTDFSNYSQNGDSYPSACCSAHNATCSQEAAYQSNVKGCFELLSVIKKDANIVGGIAAGVCALEVAAMGVSMYLYCQLDKTTR; encoded by the exons ATGAGTTGCTTCACATTTCTCAAGGTTATGATGATTTTGTTCAACTTCATTATCTTT TTGGCGGGTGGGACCCTTCTGGCCGTAGGGATATGGGTGACTGTGGATGGGAGCTCCTTCCTCAAGTTGCTGGGGCCCTTCAGGGTGGAGGCCCTGCTGTTTGTCAATGTGGGCTACTTCTGCATCGCCATGGGGGCACTGCTGGTGCTGCTGAGCGTGCTGGGCTGCTGCGGAGCCCACAAGGAGAGCAAGTGTCTCCTCATCACG TTCTTTTCCATCCTCATGCTTATTTTCATCGCCGAAGTTGCAGCTGCAGTTGTCGCCCTGGTCTACTCCTCAGTT GCAGAGGACGTGCTCATATCAAAGGTGAAACCAACTCTGCTGGACCACTACGGCAAGGACCCAAAGGTCACAAAGGTGTGGGATGCCATGATGTCTCAG TCAAAATGCTGCGGTTTCAGCAACTACACAGACTTCTCAAACTACAGCCAGAATGGCGACAGCTACCCATCAGCCTGCTGTAGTGCTCACAATGCCACCTGCAGTCAGGAGGCTGCATATCAGAGTAATGTTAAG GGGTGCTTTGAACTGCTGTCAGTCATAAAGAAGGATGCAAATATTGTTGGGGGAATAGCTGCTGGAGTCTGTGCTCTGGAG GTGGCAGCTATGGGTGTGTCTATGTACCTGTACTGTCAGTTGGACAAAACCACAAGATGA
- the LOC133127719 gene encoding tetraspanin-1 isoform X2 — MPELAGGTLLAVGIWVTVDGSSFLKLLGPFRVEALLFVNVGYFCIAMGALLVLLSVLGCCGAHKESKCLLITFFSILMLIFIAEVAAAVVALVYSSVAEDVLISKVKPTLLDHYGKDPKVTKVWDAMMSQSKCCGFSNYTDFSNYSQNGDSYPSACCSAHNATCSQEAAYQSNVKGCFELLSVIKKDANIVGGIAAGVCALEVAAMGVSMYLYCQLDKTTR, encoded by the exons ATGCCAGAG TTGGCGGGTGGGACCCTTCTGGCCGTAGGGATATGGGTGACTGTGGATGGGAGCTCCTTCCTCAAGTTGCTGGGGCCCTTCAGGGTGGAGGCCCTGCTGTTTGTCAATGTGGGCTACTTCTGCATCGCCATGGGGGCACTGCTGGTGCTGCTGAGCGTGCTGGGCTGCTGCGGAGCCCACAAGGAGAGCAAGTGTCTCCTCATCACG TTCTTTTCCATCCTCATGCTTATTTTCATCGCCGAAGTTGCAGCTGCAGTTGTCGCCCTGGTCTACTCCTCAGTT GCAGAGGACGTGCTCATATCAAAGGTGAAACCAACTCTGCTGGACCACTACGGCAAGGACCCAAAGGTCACAAAGGTGTGGGATGCCATGATGTCTCAG TCAAAATGCTGCGGTTTCAGCAACTACACAGACTTCTCAAACTACAGCCAGAATGGCGACAGCTACCCATCAGCCTGCTGTAGTGCTCACAATGCCACCTGCAGTCAGGAGGCTGCATATCAGAGTAATGTTAAG GGGTGCTTTGAACTGCTGTCAGTCATAAAGAAGGATGCAAATATTGTTGGGGGAATAGCTGCTGGAGTCTGTGCTCTGGAG GTGGCAGCTATGGGTGTGTCTATGTACCTGTACTGTCAGTTGGACAAAACCACAAGATGA